A genomic window from Silene latifolia isolate original U9 population chromosome Y, ASM4854445v1, whole genome shotgun sequence includes:
- the LOC141629670 gene encoding uncharacterized protein LOC141629670 — protein MRYELEVSRSRPRIGDRVFSLLKGNVSINAIEIMEEEIKRGIELRNVLEEHCGCVLRVTHGLPCACTLIHLQRTGKRVHLEDVHAFWRTLEYDNVGVTPKTDDDELEKLFAEARASDPAKKRVIIEKLRDGLHPEDEEVQPPPVIENPKGRPRGSTTRNKSGLEHAKKKAAKVSTPATTFVQHTVGDFDQGPVGTPLESGYTKGFLSTWTKTYAIPEEVRDFFYGWVDVGNDGNCGYRVVSHAARGWESDHLVMREWGVREIKAYEVYREFFDDSCALPTGLTRFQETLRRMEFTGSGGCGPNHWMYGEYLFVFASLFKWTICVIAQLENLVVGNVAHTYP, from the coding sequence ATGAGATATGAGCTAGAGGTTTCGAGGAGTAGGCCGCGAATTGGAGATCGTGTATTTTCATTGTTGAAAGGAAATGTGTCTATCAATGCCATTGAGATAATGGAAGAAGAGATTAAGAGAGGGATAGAGCTCAGGAATGTGTTGGAAGAGCATTGTGGATGTGTGCTAAGGGTTACTCATGGATTACCTTGTGCTTGTACATTGATCCATTTGCAAAGAACGGGTAAGAGGGTCCATCTTGAAGATGTTCACGCTTTTTGGAGGACCTTGGAGTACGACAATGTTGGTGTAACACCCAAGACTGATGATGATGAGTTGGAGAAGCTGTTTGCAGAAGCTAGAGCTAGTGACCCGGCTAAGAAACGGGTAATCATTGAGAAATTGCGAGATGGTCTTCACCCGGAAGACGAGGAAGTTCAACCACCTCCTGTTATAGAAAACCCCAAAGGGAGACCGAGGGGTTCTACTACCCGGAACAAGTCGGGATTAGAGCATGCAAAGAAGAAGGCTGCCAAAGTTTCTACTCCTGCGACGACATTTGTTCAACATACGGTGGGTGATTTTGATCAAGGACCGGTTGGTACACCGTTGGAGTCCGGCTACACTAAGGGATTTTTGTCAACTTGGACTAAAACGTATGCGATCCCTGAAGAAGTACGGGATTTCTTTTATGGTTGGGTAGATGTAGGTAATGATGGTAATTGTGGTTATCGGGTGGTCTCGCATGCTGCGCGGGGTTGGGAAAGTGACCATTTAGTCATGAGAGAGTGGGGTGTTCGGGAGATTAAGGCATACGAGGTCTACAGGGAATTTTTTGATGATAGTTGTGCGTTGCCTACAGGTCTTACCAGATTCCAGGAGACATTGAGACGAATGGAGTTTACTGGCAGTGGAGGATGTGGGCCTAACCATTGGATGTACGGGGAATATTTGTTTGTCTTTGCATCGTTGTTTAAATGGACTATTTGTGTCATCGCCCAGTTGGAGAATCTCGTAGTTGGCAATGTAGCACATACTTACCCCTAA